The segment TCTTATGAAAGGGATTTGAAATCCTATTGCAAGTATATAAGGGACATAGAACAAATTGGCCTAACTGATATTCAACGCGCACATATCGTTCGATTTTTGGGGTTTTTGAAGGATAAAGGGAAGTCTTCCAAAACAATCGCCAGACATATAGCTTCCATCCGAGCATTTCATCAGTTTCTTTTCCGTGACAGGGTGACAGAAGAGGATCCAACTGTACATATTGAAACCCCGCAAGGAGAGCGGTCATTGCCTAAGGTGCTATCCATGCAAGAGGTGGAGGCGTTGCTTGAATTTCCTAAAAAGCTTGATCACTTCGGAAAAAGGGACAAGGCAATGCTTGAGCTTTTGTATGCGACAGGAATTCGTGTAAGTGAATTGATTCAATTGAACATGGACGATGTTCATTTAATGATGGGATTTGTACGCTGTATCGGCAAAGGGAATAAAGAGAGA is part of the Niallia taxi genome and harbors:
- the xerD gene encoding site-specific tyrosine recombinase XerD; translation: MEQQLKDLMHYLLVEKGLAKNTLVSYERDLKSYCKYIRDIEQIGLTDIQRAHIVRFLGFLKDKGKSSKTIARHIASIRAFHQFLFRDRVTEEDPTVHIETPQGERSLPKVLSMQEVEALLEFPKKLDHFGKRDKAMLELLYATGIRVSELIQLNMDDVHLMMGFVRCIGKGNKERIIPIGGAATKAITVYLEEGRADFSNKKEKSDALFLNHHGRRLSRQGFWKILKRLGKEADIKKEITPHTLRHSFATHLLENGADLRAVQEMLGHADISTTQIYTHVTKTRLKDVYSQYHPRA